From Phalacrocorax carbo chromosome 6, bPhaCar2.1, whole genome shotgun sequence, a single genomic window includes:
- the LOC104048501 gene encoding E3 ubiquitin-protein ligase RNF170 isoform X3: MEALQIWQHSDHSGFSCPICLQTATLPVETNCGHSFCGSCLITYWKQSPWLAAITCPLCRQKVVLLDNISCEKQQDNPCKQIVHDIRDYNKRFSGQPRPFADYLYDMPLFLTLALRGVFTWGGLVWIFFLRVAVCSFGTIICLSSLFDMKPGPLCRTLGTADDMVVVSLLLICMINICQQMASNEVNMARSAAQSMLSES, encoded by the exons GAAGCACTCCAGATTTGGCAGCATAGTGATCACAGTGGCTTCAGCTGCCCCATCTGTCTCCAGACAGCTACTCTCCCAGTAGAAaccaactgtggacattcattCTGTG gttCCTGTCTGATCACATACTGGAAACAGAGTCCCTGGTTAGCAGCAATAACCTGCCCTCTCTGCAGACAAAAG GTGGTTCTTCTGGATAACATCTCTTGTGAAAAGCAACAAGATAATCCATGTAAACAAATTGTACATGACATTAGAGATTACAACAAGCGTTTCTCAGGGCAACCTCGACCC TTTGCAGATTACCTTTATGACATGCCGTTATTCCTGACTCTTGCCTTGCGAGGTGTCTTCACCTGGGGTGGTCTcgtgtggatttttttcctaagagtTGCTGTTTGCTCCTTTGGAACTATCATATGCTTGTCTTCCCTGTTTGACATGAAGCCTGGGCCTCTCTGTAGGACACTTGGAACAGCTGATGACATGGTGGttgtttcccttcttttaatTTGCATGATAAACATTTGTCAGCAAATGGCATCTAATGAGGTAAATATGGCAAGATCTGCAGCTCAGAGCATGCTGTCAGAGTCCTGA